In Equus przewalskii isolate Varuska chromosome 15, EquPr2, whole genome shotgun sequence, a single genomic region encodes these proteins:
- the LOC103550649 gene encoding homeobox protein Hox-D11-like — MLPGGGGGGGGGGGRGKGPAGAALRSAAAAPAVWRRTGAAGAPPAGARSHRGAHPAAAPRPGTLRPGARRTPRRRRFGACAARAGRRGGEGPTRLPSARPGFSPWRWSLGGRRHQQARWSPSRAEPEPPPPPRAAPRLPPSAPAGVWGAAGRGAMAGGGRALGLAPKTGPSSARDEKTGTLTDQVSFSRLHSQ; from the coding sequence atgttaccggggggagggggagggggcggcggcgggggcgggagggggaagGGGCCGGCGGGAGCTGCTCTCCGCTCGGCGGCCGCCGCGCCCGCAGTCTGGAGGCGCACCGGAGCGGCCGGGGCGCCCCCCGCGGGAGCCCGCAGCCACCGGGGCGCGCATCCAGCCGCGGCTCCTCGGCCGGGCACGCTGCGCCCGGGGGCTCGGCGgaccccgcgccgccgccgcttCGGAGCTTGTGCGGCGCGGGCTGGCCGGCGGGGCGGCGAGGGCCCAACCCGCCTCCCCAGCGCCCGCCCTGGCTTCTCCCCCTGGCGGTGGAGCCTCGGCGGCCGCCGGCACCAGCAGGCGCGCTGGAGCCCGAGCCGAGCCGAgcccgagccgccgccgccgccgcgcgccgCTCCCAGGCTCCCTCCCAGCGCGCCGGCCGGGGTGTGGGGGGCGGCGGGCCGAGGGGCGATGGCGGGTGGGGGGCGCGCCCTGGGGCTGGCGCCGAAGACCGGACCCTCCTCTGCCAGGG